The following proteins are co-located in the Leptospira selangorensis genome:
- a CDS encoding response regulator, with the protein MISTLIADDHLLIREGLRKILSEEEDIEIVYEAENGQQVLDYLAGQSVQVLILDINMPMMSGLDILKYVHKLSPDTRVLILSMYPEDRFAVRALKAGASGYITKASAGDELISAVRKVIDGARYISPEATEMLVRELSKPTDRLPHETLSEREFQILMLLVKGKNVRSISEDLGLSVNTVNTYRARIFEKMSLKSTQELVRYAYDHKLLE; encoded by the coding sequence ATGATTTCCACATTGATCGCGGATGATCATTTATTGATCCGAGAAGGTTTACGAAAGATCCTTTCGGAGGAGGAAGATATAGAGATCGTTTACGAGGCGGAAAACGGTCAACAGGTTTTGGATTATCTAGCCGGTCAATCCGTGCAGGTTCTGATCTTGGACATTAATATGCCGATGATGAGCGGTTTGGATATATTAAAATATGTTCATAAACTTTCTCCCGACACAAGGGTTCTGATCCTAAGTATGTATCCGGAAGATAGATTTGCAGTACGCGCATTAAAAGCGGGAGCCTCCGGTTATATCACTAAGGCAAGCGCAGGGGATGAATTGATCTCTGCGGTGCGTAAGGTAATTGATGGAGCCAGATATATTAGTCCGGAAGCAACAGAGATGTTAGTAAGAGAACTTTCCAAACCAACGGACAGACTTCCTCATGAAACTCTTTCAGAAAGAGAGTTCCAGATACTTATGCTTTTGGTAAAAGGTAAAAACGTTCGATCTATTTCGGAAGATCTAGGTTTAAGTGTGAATACAGTAAACACATATAGAGCTAGGATCTTCGAGAAGATGAGTTTAAAATCCACACAAGAGCTTGTTCGTTACGCTTACGATCATAAGTTACTAGAATAG